Proteins encoded together in one Solanum lycopersicum chromosome 7, SLM_r2.1 window:
- the LOC138337328 gene encoding uncharacterized protein: MDHLIGENPDLWGVIQDGPTIPMKTATYGITRTSKERKEWDAADKLAIQNNAKAKKIKRTTSEKGKDIKKDKFIPSNRRMTSQEADISMKKAFATMGTHSTKNLMMGSVRRKQKKWYLDSACPRYITGDKSNFLSLKNFKGGNVAFGNGKSGEIQGIG, encoded by the exons ATGGATCATCTTATCGGCGAAAACCCAGACCTATGGGGAGTCATCCAGGACGGACCAACTATACCTATGAAAACTGCCACTTATGGAATCACCAGAACCTCAAAGGAGAGAAAGGAATGGGATGCTGCAGACAAACTCGCAATCCAGAACAATGCCAAAGCTAAGAAAATC AAAAGAACAACCTCAGAGAAGGGAAAAGATATAAAGAAAGATAAGTTCATTCCTTCAAACAGAAGAATGACGAGTCAAGAAGCAGATATTTCAATGAAGAAAGCCTTCGCAACAATGGGAACTCATTCGACGAAGAATCTGATGATG GGATCAGTGAGAAGGAAGCAAAAGAAATGGTACCTGGACAGTGCATGCCCCAGATACATCACTGGAGATAAAAGTAACTTCCTCTCACTCAAAAACTTCAAAGGAGGAAATGTGGCTTTTGGTAATGGAAAAAGTGGTGAAATTCAGGGAATTGGATAG